A single region of the Pseudalkalibacillus berkeleyi genome encodes:
- a CDS encoding Na+/H+ antiporter NhaC family protein — MGNEHHTSEVKEAIGKKEIQRLEFRGGVFAATIPLVFFIVWAITLSTQELVTEEGLVLGMVLGILIGLFFCKSKWSDYAQSLFSGMAQPIGVIAVIAWFWAGMFAKLLSAGGLVDGLIWFGFQTGLEGGYFVGLTFLLAALFSTAVGTGYGTVATFGILMYPAGLVLGADPVVLLAAILSGAVFGDNLAPVSDTTIVSATTQEADVPGVVRSRFKYSITAAIPSLFLFIIFGGGGTAGSPEVLNQLEQQVSAEGLWLLLPFILVLYLALSGHHLLTSLTWGIVASIAVIFVTGTPLEKVISIHKENGTAVVDGALMNGIGGYFNMAILILFILSAAHLLEVAGTMEAIRNFFLKLINKVVRRAELSIFAIVASLNIFITINTAAEIAAAPFVRKLGKEFNIHPYRRANFLDTVSSSLGYIFPWSGGVLLAWATIKGAAKDYDFLTVVSPTDVFPYVFQGWGLLIVMFIAALTGWGLRYSGKNGEEVHPKDYQPEQ, encoded by the coding sequence ATGGGAAACGAACATCATACAAGCGAAGTAAAAGAGGCGATCGGGAAGAAAGAAATTCAACGCCTTGAATTTCGTGGGGGAGTCTTTGCAGCTACTATTCCTCTCGTATTCTTTATCGTCTGGGCTATTACATTAAGTACGCAAGAACTTGTTACAGAAGAAGGTCTTGTACTTGGTATGGTCCTAGGTATTCTAATTGGTCTATTCTTCTGTAAGTCTAAATGGTCTGATTATGCACAATCACTATTTTCAGGAATGGCACAGCCAATTGGTGTCATTGCTGTAATTGCATGGTTTTGGGCTGGGATGTTTGCCAAATTGTTGTCTGCTGGAGGATTAGTAGATGGTTTAATTTGGTTTGGTTTTCAGACAGGACTTGAAGGCGGTTACTTTGTTGGTTTAACGTTCCTTTTGGCAGCATTATTCTCTACCGCAGTAGGTACTGGGTATGGAACGGTAGCTACATTTGGGATTTTGATGTATCCTGCAGGCTTAGTCCTAGGTGCAGATCCTGTAGTTCTCCTTGCTGCGATATTAAGTGGAGCTGTTTTTGGTGACAACCTTGCTCCAGTTTCGGATACGACGATCGTTTCAGCAACTACGCAAGAAGCAGATGTACCAGGTGTTGTTCGATCTCGTTTCAAGTATTCCATTACTGCTGCTATCCCATCTTTATTTCTATTTATCATCTTTGGTGGAGGAGGTACAGCTGGGAGTCCAGAAGTACTCAATCAATTAGAGCAACAAGTTTCAGCTGAAGGATTATGGCTGTTATTACCATTTATTCTTGTATTATACTTAGCTTTAAGTGGTCACCATTTATTAACATCTTTAACTTGGGGGATCGTTGCATCCATTGCGGTTATTTTCGTTACGGGTACACCTCTCGAGAAGGTAATTTCAATTCATAAAGAGAATGGTACTGCTGTTGTTGATGGTGCCCTAATGAACGGTATTGGTGGATATTTCAATATGGCCATTTTAATATTATTCATTCTTTCAGCGGCGCATTTATTAGAAGTTGCAGGCACGATGGAAGCGATTCGGAACTTCTTCTTGAAACTAATCAATAAGGTTGTTCGTCGAGCAGAATTGTCTATCTTTGCAATTGTTGCTTCATTAAATATTTTTATCACAATTAATACAGCAGCAGAAATTGCAGCTGCACCTTTCGTACGAAAGCTAGGTAAGGAATTTAATATTCATCCATATCGCCGTGCGAATTTCCTAGATACTGTTTCATCTTCATTAGGATATATTTTTCCTTGGAGTGGAGGCGTATTGCTTGCATGGGCGACAATTAAGGGGGCTGCTAAGGATTACGACTTCTTAACTGTGGTATCCCCTACTGACGTTTTTCCTTATGTATTCCAAGGATGGGGATTACTAATTGTCATGTTCATAGCGGCATTAACAGGCTGGGGACTCCGTTATTCTGGTAAGAATGGTGAAGAGGTCCACCCAAAAGATTATCAACCTGAACAATAA
- a CDS encoding alpha/beta fold hydrolase produces the protein MIQIETDYVENIPVLNIAPSDQADEELPTLIFLHGFTSSKEQNLSYAYLLAKEGIRVILPDFPHHGERAIHLSTKERNWKFWDIIVQGITELETVKNHYIEKGHINIERIGVAGTSMGSITMFGALTQYDWIKLSVSMMGTPCYEDFANLMLKSLQNEGVELPISIAELEEKFRSLKIFDLSQNPQLLGNRPLLIWHGEADSVVPYQLTKRFYDKLLYNGYADTDQVHMLTDQVAGHKVTRDACHQAVDWIIEHI, from the coding sequence ATGATACAGATAGAAACAGACTATGTCGAGAACATTCCAGTATTGAACATTGCACCATCGGATCAGGCTGATGAGGAACTTCCAACACTTATTTTTCTTCACGGGTTTACAAGCTCTAAAGAGCAAAACTTATCCTACGCGTATCTTCTAGCCAAGGAAGGAATTCGTGTAATTCTACCGGACTTTCCTCACCACGGAGAACGGGCGATACATTTATCAACAAAAGAACGAAACTGGAAATTTTGGGATATCATTGTACAAGGAATTACTGAACTGGAAACCGTTAAGAATCATTACATAGAAAAAGGACATATCAACATAGAAAGAATTGGAGTCGCAGGTACTTCGATGGGTAGTATTACGATGTTTGGAGCATTGACCCAATATGATTGGATTAAGCTATCTGTCTCCATGATGGGTACGCCTTGTTATGAAGATTTTGCGAATCTGATGTTGAAATCATTACAGAATGAGGGGGTTGAATTACCGATATCAATTGCAGAATTAGAGGAAAAGTTCCGCAGTCTCAAGATATTTGATCTTTCACAAAATCCTCAACTGCTCGGTAATCGCCCATTATTAATTTGGCACGGAGAAGCTGATTCAGTCGTACCTTATCAATTGACTAAGAGGTTTTATGACAAGCTATTATATAATGGATATGCAGATACGGATCAGGTCCATATGCTAACTGACCAGGTAGCAGGCCATAAGGTAACAAGAGATGCTTGTCATCAAGCGGTTGATTGGATTATCGAACATATATAA
- a CDS encoding DUF1659 domain-containing protein — protein MATAVLDDTRLTITFDAGVDNEGKPVYKRKNFNNIKTTATHDQMFEMVQALAPLQQYPVSQIERSNAFDLSE, from the coding sequence ATGGCTACAGCAGTTTTGGACGATACGAGGCTCACGATTACATTTGACGCTGGAGTGGATAATGAAGGGAAGCCAGTTTACAAACGGAAAAATTTCAACAACATCAAGACAACTGCAACCCATGACCAAATGTTTGAAATGGTGCAAGCATTAGCGCCTCTTCAACAATATCCAGTCAGTCAAATCGAGCGATCCAATGCTTTTGACTTAAGCGAGTAG
- a CDS encoding DUF3941 domain-containing protein, with protein sequence MSNTKDNDKKKRDNQANQERKNKMQDESIKNGSRQYSKKTDHL encoded by the coding sequence ATGTCTAATACAAAAGATAATGATAAGAAGAAGCGAGACAACCAAGCGAACCAAGAACGAAAGAATAAGATGCAAGACGAAAGCATTAAGAACGGCTCTAGACAATATTCTAAGAAAACAGACCATCTATAA
- a CDS encoding SGNH/GDSL hydrolase family protein, translating into MPTLVCFGDSLTAKEESLEGYERLTPRLRKQLTDWTIVNSGVSGETTRAALARLQDDVLRHSPELVTILFGSNDASEHRRINLQEYERNLEVMIDRINPKKTILISPPPIIEDSQDKRSNEDLARYAESARRIASKRGCYFIDLWTYFSKNRLYEKMLIEDGLHFNERAYLFFSELVYDQIKSIYAKAV; encoded by the coding sequence GTGCCGACATTGGTATGTTTTGGGGATAGTTTGACTGCAAAGGAAGAAAGTTTGGAAGGATATGAGCGTTTGACCCCACGATTAAGAAAGCAACTGACGGATTGGACGATAGTTAATTCCGGTGTGTCTGGGGAAACGACAAGAGCAGCGTTAGCACGTCTGCAGGATGATGTACTTAGACATTCACCAGAACTCGTCACGATTTTATTTGGTTCAAATGATGCGAGTGAACATCGACGAATCAACTTGCAAGAATATGAACGGAACCTCGAAGTTATGATTGATCGGATTAACCCGAAGAAAACGATATTGATTAGCCCGCCACCTATTATTGAAGACAGCCAGGATAAGAGAAGTAATGAAGACCTTGCGCGTTATGCAGAATCAGCTAGAAGGATTGCGTCTAAACGGGGTTGTTATTTTATTGATTTGTGGACTTATTTTTCGAAAAATCGACTTTATGAGAAAATGCTTATTGAGGATGGATTACACTTTAATGAAAGAGCTTATCTTTTCTTTTCAGAGTTGGTCTACGATCAAATAAAATCTATTTATGCTAAAGCAGTATAA
- a CDS encoding Cof-type HAD-IIB family hydrolase, whose amino-acid sequence MTKPYLIAIDLDGTLLKDDKTVSHYTKNILTQAMNEGHHVVISTGRPFRGSERYYHELNLSTPIINFNGAFIHHPRQSDWGIYHSPLELDTAQNIVKTCLDFNVKNVIAEVLDDMYLHYEDEFITNSFMIEPSRMNIGNLHQSLKHNPTSILIRPHDHQVKELRALLKAQHAEVIDHRVWAAPYNIIEVVRSGLNKAVGLKRVAETLDVPQDRIIAFGDEDNDLEMIEYAGYGIAMGNAIPELKNIANGVTKTNEEDGIAHFLTDLLSLKESV is encoded by the coding sequence ATGACTAAGCCCTATTTAATTGCAATAGATTTAGACGGAACATTACTGAAGGACGATAAGACCGTATCTCACTACACGAAAAATATCCTTACACAAGCAATGAACGAAGGTCATCACGTTGTTATTTCAACTGGTCGGCCATTTCGTGGAAGCGAAAGGTATTATCATGAGCTTAACCTATCTACTCCTATTATTAATTTTAACGGCGCATTTATCCATCATCCAAGACAATCTGATTGGGGTATTTACCACTCACCATTAGAGCTTGATACAGCCCAAAACATCGTTAAAACGTGCTTAGATTTCAACGTGAAGAATGTCATAGCAGAAGTTTTGGACGATATGTATTTGCATTATGAGGATGAATTTATCACCAATTCATTTATGATTGAACCTTCAAGAATGAATATCGGGAACCTTCATCAATCATTAAAGCATAATCCTACTTCAATTCTAATCAGACCTCACGACCACCAGGTAAAGGAGCTCAGAGCATTATTAAAAGCACAACATGCTGAAGTGATTGACCATAGAGTTTGGGCTGCTCCTTATAACATCATCGAAGTTGTTAGATCCGGTCTAAATAAAGCCGTTGGGTTGAAGCGTGTAGCTGAAACGTTGGACGTTCCTCAAGATAGGATCATTGCATTTGGAGATGAGGATAATGATCTTGAAATGATTGAGTATGCCGGCTACGGAATTGCTATGGGTAACGCAATTCCAGAATTGAAAAACATTGCCAATGGCGTAACGAAAACGAATGAAGAAGACGGAATCGCTCATTTCCTTACAGACCTTTTGTCTCTAAAGGAAAGTGTATAG
- a CDS encoding sigma-70 family RNA polymerase sigma factor → MVQYEPLIKKLIKRYNYVDGYDELFQVGRIALWEAYERFDSRKGAFPAYAKTYVTGRFLQFLRKPGFETVEATEKIMDDHLHYDVTYLDSIIVDELLQNLSKRERLCVEYVILQSGSQKELARREQVSYETVRSWKKCALKKLRIKGIAMNKIKEN, encoded by the coding sequence TTGGTACAGTATGAGCCATTAATCAAGAAATTGATAAAAAGATACAATTATGTAGATGGATATGATGAGTTGTTTCAAGTAGGTCGTATTGCTCTATGGGAAGCATATGAACGATTTGATTCAAGAAAAGGAGCGTTTCCTGCCTATGCAAAGACTTATGTGACAGGACGTTTTCTGCAATTTTTGAGAAAGCCCGGGTTTGAAACGGTTGAAGCAACAGAAAAGATAATGGATGACCATCTTCATTATGATGTTACTTATTTAGATTCCATCATAGTAGATGAATTGCTTCAAAACCTATCGAAAAGAGAACGGTTATGCGTTGAATATGTGATCTTACAAAGTGGGAGCCAGAAAGAACTCGCAAGAAGAGAGCAGGTGTCGTACGAAACGGTTCGTTCATGGAAAAAATGTGCGCTTAAGAAATTGAGGATAAAAGGGATCGCAATGAACAAGATAAAAGAAAACTAG
- a CDS encoding amidohydrolase: MIIDNIRLYRPNKNDDPDQVHHIHIEEGKISEIKKGRSPEQGVDVYDGDKRTIMPSITDSHLHLLRYGLMKTELDLRGVTSWAELKREVNEYYPYMEEHDWIIGRGLEDDQYSDLDHPLTAKDLEEIHLHKPMFFMHRDGHECVVNQTVLNKLKNEDTFLKKVPEDFIEKNDDGEWNGRFKDTAVHYIKRHFRSRPKDEAKEAIQAAVPFLLENGVTSVHTDDLNFIKDYKILMESYQELEWEGKLPVDVFLHYYIFQKEDLNEFLNAFDIRSGEGSEKVKVGAIKIFLDGTQRLHTAAMRIPYHDKPETAGDVIYSQEELNEIVRVASQNNMQVAMHALGDRATEQAIIALEQPEVNVNKLRHRIIHAQTLGPDLLDRMRDLKPYIEVQPSFLMDEYDEKAKWVGENLAPYCDAFGSLESNQIPYTLSSDAPIGDLNPFVSVFGAVNRTDLNHNPEGGWVPSEKLTIDQAFYAFTYTPRLLEFQEKHKGRLEKGYQADFLLIDQHPKKMHERELHNIKVNEVWVKGKQVYSSD, encoded by the coding sequence TTGATTATTGATAACATTCGACTTTATCGACCAAATAAAAATGATGACCCTGACCAGGTGCATCACATCCATATAGAAGAAGGGAAGATCTCTGAAATCAAAAAAGGCAGATCACCAGAACAAGGTGTGGACGTCTATGATGGGGATAAGCGCACAATCATGCCAAGTATAACTGATTCTCATTTACATTTACTTCGGTACGGATTGATGAAGACTGAGCTCGATTTAAGAGGTGTAACATCATGGGCAGAACTGAAAAGAGAAGTGAATGAGTATTACCCATACATGGAAGAACATGACTGGATTATCGGTAGGGGATTGGAAGATGATCAATATTCTGATTTGGATCATCCACTTACCGCTAAGGATTTAGAGGAAATACACCTTCATAAGCCGATGTTCTTCATGCACAGAGATGGACATGAATGTGTGGTCAACCAAACGGTCTTAAATAAATTGAAGAATGAGGATACTTTCTTAAAGAAGGTGCCTGAAGACTTTATTGAGAAGAATGACGACGGAGAATGGAACGGTAGATTCAAGGATACGGCTGTTCATTATATTAAGCGCCATTTTCGTAGTAGACCGAAAGACGAAGCAAAAGAAGCCATTCAAGCTGCGGTACCGTTTTTATTGGAAAATGGGGTTACATCCGTCCATACAGACGATCTCAACTTTATAAAAGATTACAAAATATTGATGGAGAGTTATCAAGAGTTAGAATGGGAAGGTAAGCTCCCTGTAGACGTTTTTCTGCATTACTATATTTTTCAAAAAGAGGATTTGAACGAATTTTTGAATGCATTTGATATTAGATCTGGTGAAGGTTCTGAAAAAGTTAAGGTCGGTGCAATCAAAATCTTTTTAGATGGAACACAACGACTCCATACAGCTGCTATGCGTATTCCTTATCATGACAAACCGGAAACCGCTGGAGATGTGATTTACTCTCAAGAGGAATTGAATGAAATTGTCCGTGTAGCCTCGCAAAATAACATGCAAGTAGCGATGCATGCTTTAGGTGATCGGGCAACTGAACAAGCGATCATTGCACTGGAACAACCTGAAGTGAATGTCAATAAATTAAGGCACAGGATTATCCATGCCCAGACCCTTGGACCAGATTTATTGGATCGAATGCGAGATCTTAAACCATACATCGAGGTACAACCATCCTTTCTGATGGATGAATATGATGAAAAGGCGAAATGGGTAGGCGAAAATCTTGCACCGTACTGTGATGCATTTGGTTCATTGGAATCAAATCAGATTCCTTATACTTTAAGCTCTGATGCCCCAATTGGTGACTTAAATCCATTTGTTTCAGTATTTGGTGCGGTTAATAGGACGGATTTAAATCATAACCCTGAAGGAGGCTGGGTCCCTTCGGAAAAATTGACGATCGATCAAGCATTTTACGCCTTTACTTACACACCGAGACTACTGGAATTTCAAGAAAAACATAAAGGACGTTTAGAGAAAGGTTATCAGGCAGACTTTCTACTAATTGACCAGCATCCCAAAAAAATGCATGAACGTGAGTTACACAATATAAAGGTGAATGAAGTCTGGGTAAAAGGTAAACAGGTATACTCATCAGATTGA
- a CDS encoding diphthine--ammonia ligase, with amino-acid sequence MKYIKTLYVRKPSIIFECFTILFVKKVTEMTKQAVLFWSGGKDCVLALHELKQSKSYQVDYLLTTYNQTTERVPFHGIHIDLIEEQAHSLGIPLIKVPLPDQPDNHSYEQIILNELETLKQKGVQTTVHGDIFLEDLYHYKKRLANRVGLTAHFPLWNKPTLDLSRILIEQGYTAIICGVDQKVIQPSELGNHYSKDFVYRYKNMIDPCGENGEFHTFVTGGPIFSKAVNIKYENKVQTLFKQYNFIELDVGI; translated from the coding sequence TTGAAATATATAAAAACGCTATATGTACGAAAACCGTCCATTATTTTCGAATGCTTTACTATACTATTCGTCAAGAAGGTGACTGAAATGACGAAACAAGCTGTACTTTTTTGGAGTGGTGGTAAAGACTGTGTACTCGCATTACATGAATTGAAACAGTCTAAGTCATATCAAGTTGACTACTTGTTAACTACATATAATCAAACTACAGAACGCGTGCCATTCCATGGCATTCATATAGACCTAATTGAAGAACAAGCTCATTCTCTTGGGATTCCATTAATTAAAGTGCCATTACCAGATCAACCAGATAACCATTCATATGAACAAATCATCCTAAATGAGTTAGAAACACTTAAACAAAAAGGTGTTCAAACAACTGTTCACGGAGATATCTTCCTTGAAGATTTATATCATTACAAAAAGAGATTGGCAAATCGAGTCGGTTTGACAGCTCATTTTCCTCTGTGGAATAAGCCAACATTAGACCTTTCACGAATTCTCATTGAACAAGGTTACACTGCGATTATTTGTGGCGTTGATCAAAAAGTTATTCAGCCATCTGAATTGGGAAACCATTACTCAAAGGATTTTGTATATCGGTATAAGAATATGATCGATCCATGTGGAGAAAATGGTGAATTTCATACTTTCGTTACTGGGGGACCGATTTTTTCAAAAGCAGTGAATATTAAGTATGAAAATAAAGTGCAAACTTTATTTAAACAATATAACTTTATAGAGTTAGATGTGGGTATATAA
- a CDS encoding NifU N-terminal domain-containing protein, translated as MAVEFTIDQTPNPNALKFSASQPLFEGRLSYRQGDSPDDAVASALLNIEGVDSIFGFQDFITVNKTVEADWNTIVPKVQEVFENAY; from the coding sequence ATGGCAGTAGAATTTACAATCGATCAAACACCTAATCCAAATGCTTTAAAATTTTCCGCTAGTCAACCTTTATTCGAAGGTAGACTTTCCTATCGACAAGGAGATTCACCAGACGATGCTGTTGCATCCGCACTCCTTAATATTGAAGGCGTTGATTCTATTTTCGGATTCCAAGATTTCATCACCGTCAACAAAACGGTTGAAGCTGACTGGAATACGATTGTTCCAAAGGTACAAGAAGTATTCGAAAATGCTTACTAA
- a CDS encoding YitT family protein, with protein MTLVSELKKITIILLGAVLGAVSLNYFLIPANVYASGFTGIAQLLASVLKETPIPASTGILLFVLNIPVAILGWVKVGKAFTIYSFFSVAATTFFLEVIPIKVISEDILLNAVFGGVIAAIGIGFTLKWGASTGGMDIVAMVLSRMKDRPIGIYFFSLNAFIILTAGLLYGWEKSLYTLVTLYVTSRVIDVIHTRHEKLTAMIITKKGKEVQQAIHDRMVRGITKIPAKGGFTDEDKDLLIIVVTRYELYDLENTIKSVDPHAFTNIVNTTGIFGFFRQE; from the coding sequence ATGACGCTTGTGTCAGAATTGAAGAAGATTACGATCATTTTGCTAGGTGCTGTCCTAGGTGCAGTTTCATTGAATTACTTTCTAATACCTGCGAATGTTTACGCAAGTGGGTTTACCGGAATCGCTCAGTTACTCGCTAGTGTTTTAAAAGAGACGCCAATACCAGCTTCAACCGGTATTTTATTATTCGTACTGAACATACCTGTTGCCATCTTAGGTTGGGTGAAGGTTGGTAAGGCTTTTACGATATATAGCTTTTTTAGCGTAGCGGCAACAACATTCTTCTTAGAAGTTATTCCAATTAAGGTGATTTCAGAGGATATTTTACTTAATGCGGTTTTCGGTGGTGTAATTGCAGCAATTGGAATTGGCTTCACGCTTAAGTGGGGTGCGTCAACAGGTGGAATGGATATTGTTGCGATGGTCCTTTCTAGAATGAAAGACCGTCCAATCGGTATTTATTTCTTTTCATTGAATGCCTTCATTATTCTAACTGCCGGATTACTTTATGGTTGGGAAAAGTCATTGTATACATTAGTTACCTTATATGTAACTTCTCGTGTGATAGACGTCATTCATACCCGACATGAAAAGCTTACAGCAATGATTATTACGAAAAAAGGAAAAGAAGTTCAGCAAGCGATCCATGATCGTATGGTGAGGGGAATAACGAAAATTCCAGCTAAGGGCGGATTCACAGACGAAGATAAAGACTTGCTCATTATCGTCGTAACTCGTTATGAATTGTATGACTTGGAAAATACGATTAAAAGTGTAGATCCACATGCTTTCACAAACATCGTAAACACAACAGGGATCTTCGGCTTCTTCCGTCAGGAATAG
- a CDS encoding histidine kinase N-terminal domain-containing protein → MKMKMELTHEEVQHLVELFHTYHDTILSEWLKVANISEDDPFLSEVTANGGHTIRLLVAYIKDPETLLIEQLTRKIAIERVEAKVGIGEFISNINLGRSIIYRVFNRVNIPDSYQMKYLMVINDFFDLYMYHAITEYTRVKDSIIQNKNQFIQEMHSDRLSILGQVAASFAHEFRNPLTSIKGFIQMIEKDATTETETYFRIIKQELDSLEDKITQFLYLSKMKGLDDQSEVFALESVVQGMMEFLYPRFLDENINVHHHLADHSYMFGVEGQIKQVLLNILNNAVEELSEIKGERTVKVNLCELDGNIQLTITNNGSMIPEHLLEDIFEPFISTKQLGTGLGLSVCKQIVEKHKGSIQVISTEEKTSFVMTFPKADLEGELHDSDDSLQCQ, encoded by the coding sequence ATGAAAATGAAAATGGAATTAACCCATGAGGAAGTGCAACATCTTGTTGAATTATTTCATACTTATCATGACACAATTTTGTCTGAATGGTTGAAGGTTGCAAATATTTCCGAGGATGATCCATTCCTGAGTGAGGTTACTGCTAATGGCGGTCATACAATTCGATTGTTAGTAGCCTATATCAAAGATCCGGAAACGCTATTGATTGAGCAGTTGACTAGGAAAATTGCAATAGAAAGAGTTGAAGCCAAAGTAGGCATCGGTGAGTTTATTTCGAACATTAATCTTGGTCGTTCTATCATTTATCGTGTATTTAACCGTGTTAACATACCTGATTCTTATCAAATGAAATATTTAATGGTCATTAATGATTTCTTTGACCTTTATATGTATCATGCGATTACAGAATACACGAGAGTGAAGGATTCAATTATTCAGAATAAAAATCAGTTTATCCAAGAAATGCATAGTGATCGTCTTTCTATATTAGGTCAAGTAGCAGCAAGCTTTGCTCACGAATTTAGGAATCCTTTAACATCTATTAAAGGATTCATTCAAATGATTGAGAAGGATGCAACTACCGAAACGGAAACCTATTTCAGAATTATTAAACAAGAATTAGACAGTCTTGAAGATAAAATCACTCAATTTCTGTATCTTTCAAAAATGAAAGGCTTGGATGATCAGTCTGAAGTATTCGCATTGGAAAGTGTAGTCCAAGGCATGATGGAATTCTTATACCCACGATTCTTAGATGAGAATATTAATGTCCATCATCATTTAGCTGACCACTCTTACATGTTTGGAGTAGAAGGTCAAATCAAACAAGTATTGCTTAATATTCTCAACAATGCTGTAGAAGAACTTTCAGAAATAAAAGGAGAGCGGACGGTTAAAGTCAATTTGTGTGAACTGGATGGAAACATTCAATTGACTATTACGAATAACGGCTCGATGATTCCTGAACATCTTTTAGAAGACATTTTTGAGCCGTTCATTTCTACAAAACAATTAGGTACAGGCTTAGGATTATCTGTATGTAAGCAAATTGTAGAAAAGCATAAAGGTAGTATTCAAGTTATCTCTACAGAAGAGAAAACGTCCTTCGTTATGACATTTCCTAAAGCAGACTTGGAAGGAGAGTTACATGACAGCGATGATTCATTACAATGCCAATGA
- a CDS encoding DegV family protein — protein MSIQLIVDTGCDLPKHIIDEYNIEVLPLVVHVNDNEFYDKETIQPSTLYTEMKNGAVPKTSQVPPDRMKQLFQKLAENNQPAIYITLSSELSGTYQTACLMKEQVIEEGFNPELQIVDSKSASLGYGLIAYYLATKMAESELDLQRATSITHSLINKIEHIFTVDDLEYLVRGGRVSKAAGFVGGLLKIKPVLHMEEGKLFPIEKVRGRKKVLSRLIELINERGQNFDQQTIAISHADDLTRANELKEMIESEFKVKNVMVNTIGCAIGAHSGPGTLAVYFLNGSPDSE, from the coding sequence ATGTCTATTCAACTAATCGTAGATACAGGCTGCGACTTACCAAAACACATTATTGATGAATACAACATTGAAGTATTACCATTAGTCGTCCATGTGAATGATAATGAGTTTTATGATAAAGAGACGATTCAACCCTCAACACTATACACTGAAATGAAAAACGGTGCAGTTCCAAAAACTTCTCAAGTCCCACCAGACCGGATGAAACAACTATTCCAGAAGCTCGCGGAAAATAATCAACCCGCCATTTATATCACGCTTTCTTCAGAGTTGTCAGGTACATATCAAACGGCGTGTCTTATGAAAGAACAAGTCATTGAAGAAGGATTCAATCCAGAATTACAAATTGTTGATTCCAAAAGCGCATCGCTTGGATATGGCTTGATCGCTTACTACCTAGCGACAAAAATGGCTGAGAGTGAGCTAGATCTACAACGTGCAACTTCCATCACACACTCCCTCATCAACAAAATCGAGCACATTTTTACAGTTGATGATTTAGAGTATCTAGTACGTGGCGGCCGAGTTTCAAAGGCAGCAGGATTTGTTGGTGGATTATTAAAAATTAAACCTGTACTACATATGGAAGAAGGTAAGTTGTTCCCTATCGAAAAAGTGAGAGGGAGAAAGAAAGTGCTGAGTCGCTTAATTGAATTAATCAATGAACGTGGTCAGAATTTCGACCAACAAACGATTGCTATCTCTCATGCTGATGATTTAACGAGAGCAAATGAACTGAAAGAAATGATTGAAAGCGAATTTAAAGTCAAGAATGTCATGGTCAATACGATTGGTTGTGCGATCGGGGCTCATTCTGGTCCAGGGACACTAGCCGTATACTTCTTGAACGGATCACCGGATTCCGAATAA
- a CDS encoding GNAT family N-acetyltransferase, with amino-acid sequence MDVYELERDASFEIRKQIAQLLTKQRISNENSGTFDQIMTGIHLALEQEDTAYIVVAELDEEIVGIAFFNIGVSLARGGQYMWLNELYVQEDLRNKGIARKLLLHVVHWAERTGIKSIELETGINNVVTKHIYNSLGFYEVVSKRYGFSF; translated from the coding sequence ATGGACGTATACGAATTGGAAAGAGACGCATCATTTGAAATTAGAAAGCAAATTGCTCAACTTTTAACAAAACAAAGAATATCGAATGAAAATTCCGGCACATTCGATCAAATTATGACCGGTATTCACCTGGCACTCGAACAGGAAGATACTGCTTATATTGTCGTTGCTGAGCTTGATGAGGAAATCGTCGGGATCGCATTTTTCAATATAGGTGTAAGTCTAGCGCGTGGTGGACAATACATGTGGTTGAATGAGTTGTATGTTCAAGAGGATCTACGTAATAAAGGTATCGCTAGAAAACTACTCCTCCATGTTGTTCACTGGGCTGAAAGAACAGGGATCAAGTCTATTGAGCTTGAGACAGGCATAAATAATGTCGTCACAAAACACATTTATAACTCCCTCGGCTTTTATGAAGTAGTCTCGAAGCGGTACGGCTTTTCGTTTTAA